Proteins encoded in a region of the Corallococcus caeni genome:
- a CDS encoding carotenoid 1,2-hydratase, with product MKSVLAQSLLSGAAESCALPALPDSPGAYRWFYADVTAGPYSAVCIFMLGSLFSPRYSVAARRGGHPLAYSAVNFALYHQGVRKLWVLSEYPRVELQGPGRLRIGRSTLTHAVDGTVRMDVDDGTAPWGRPVRASLTLRPMTGRGAEVQLMPGLPHYWQPLAPRSEATLDVSSLGLKAEGLGYHDTNHGQELLGSRLSGWHWARTHHANHTVVDYHLPDGVAPLRMMAGPNGVVCERGPKPELRPTSLTGWGLRVPARLHAGNEGVGEPRLLESSPFYARLEARRDTLDTMGEVADFRRFHSPFIRWMAHFRTRVGRTA from the coding sequence ATGAAGTCCGTCCTCGCTCAGAGCCTCCTGTCCGGCGCGGCGGAGTCGTGCGCGCTGCCTGCGTTGCCGGACAGCCCGGGGGCGTACCGCTGGTTCTACGCGGACGTGACGGCCGGGCCGTACAGCGCGGTGTGCATCTTCATGCTGGGGTCGTTGTTCTCGCCGCGCTACTCGGTGGCGGCGCGGCGCGGAGGGCACCCGCTGGCGTACAGCGCGGTGAACTTCGCCCTGTACCACCAGGGTGTGCGCAAGTTGTGGGTGCTGAGCGAGTACCCGCGCGTGGAGCTGCAGGGGCCGGGGCGCCTGCGCATCGGCCGCTCCACGTTGACGCACGCGGTGGACGGCACGGTGCGCATGGACGTGGACGACGGGACGGCGCCGTGGGGCCGCCCGGTGCGCGCCAGCCTGACGTTGCGGCCGATGACGGGGCGGGGCGCGGAGGTGCAGCTCATGCCGGGCCTGCCGCACTACTGGCAGCCCCTGGCGCCGCGGTCGGAGGCGACGCTGGACGTGTCCTCGCTGGGGCTCAAGGCCGAGGGCCTGGGCTACCACGACACGAACCACGGCCAGGAGCTGCTGGGCTCGCGGCTGTCGGGCTGGCACTGGGCGCGCACGCACCACGCGAACCACACGGTGGTGGACTACCACCTGCCGGACGGCGTGGCGCCGCTGCGCATGATGGCGGGACCCAACGGCGTGGTGTGCGAGCGCGGCCCGAAGCCGGAGCTGCGTCCGACGAGCCTGACGGGCTGGGGGCTGCGGGTCCCCGCGAGGCTGCACGCGGGCAACGAGGGGGTGGGCGAGCCGCGCCTGCTGGAGTCGTCGCCCTTCTACGCGCGGCTGGAGGCCAGGCGCGACACGCTGGACACGATGGGCGAGGTGGCGGACTTCCGCCGCTTCCACTCCCCGTTCATCCGCTGGATGGCGCACTTCCGCACGCGCGTGGGGAGGACGGCATGA
- a CDS encoding phytoene desaturase family protein yields MKASRVAVIGGGIGGLTAAGLLAKEGHAVTLFEGGPSLGGKAQAVTVEGLTLDTGPTLLTLPALVRSTFEQLGALDLLPPFTELEPQCTYHFADGCGFTAYKDLERMAESAAELRPIERKGVHSFYAEAAAIWRAAGEPYLEAPFEGMAGFMARVARRGIGAMLAGMKLDTLHTLAAKHFQTHHLRQYVGRFATYAGGSPYASSAAFALIPHIEHAYGVHHVRGGIGALVEALGQAVRRLGVTVHLDTRARFERVSGGYRVDPAGELFDSVVVNADPLASLRRESEPLSLSGFVLLLEAEGRPSVPHHTVMFGGDYRKEFDELFTGQLAADPTVYVCNPSATDPGMAPLGRTGLFVMVNAPAMPLEEGRAEQARRDWESSAERVREQMFEKLMRHYPALKGRVRVVGQRSPVDLAARGAPGGSIYGFLPHGRFGPFRRPRIRGGTPGLFFAGGGTHPGGGVPLVMLSGRFAAQLASAHLREGA; encoded by the coding sequence ATGAAGGCGTCGCGCGTGGCGGTGATTGGCGGCGGGATTGGCGGGCTGACGGCCGCGGGCCTCCTGGCGAAGGAGGGCCACGCGGTGACGCTGTTCGAGGGCGGTCCGTCCCTGGGCGGCAAGGCGCAGGCGGTGACGGTGGAGGGGCTCACGCTGGACACGGGGCCCACGCTGCTCACGTTGCCGGCGCTGGTGCGCAGCACCTTCGAGCAACTGGGCGCGCTGGACCTCCTGCCGCCGTTCACGGAGCTGGAGCCGCAGTGCACCTACCACTTCGCGGACGGGTGCGGCTTCACGGCGTACAAGGACCTGGAGCGCATGGCGGAGAGCGCCGCGGAGCTGCGCCCCATCGAGCGCAAGGGCGTGCACTCCTTCTACGCGGAGGCCGCGGCCATCTGGCGCGCGGCGGGCGAGCCGTACCTGGAGGCCCCCTTCGAGGGCATGGCCGGCTTCATGGCGCGCGTCGCCCGCCGGGGCATCGGCGCGATGCTGGCGGGGATGAAGCTGGACACGCTGCACACGCTGGCGGCGAAGCACTTCCAGACGCACCACCTGCGGCAGTACGTGGGCCGCTTCGCCACCTACGCGGGCGGCTCTCCGTACGCGTCCAGCGCGGCGTTCGCGCTCATCCCGCACATCGAGCACGCGTATGGCGTGCACCACGTGCGCGGCGGCATCGGCGCGCTGGTGGAGGCGCTGGGGCAGGCGGTGCGGCGGCTGGGCGTGACGGTGCACCTGGACACGCGCGCCCGCTTCGAGCGCGTCTCCGGGGGCTACCGCGTGGACCCGGCCGGCGAGCTGTTCGACAGCGTGGTGGTGAACGCGGATCCGCTGGCGTCGCTGCGCCGCGAGTCGGAGCCGCTGTCGCTGTCCGGCTTCGTGCTGCTGCTGGAGGCGGAGGGCCGGCCGTCGGTCCCGCATCACACGGTGATGTTCGGCGGGGACTACCGCAAGGAGTTCGATGAGCTCTTCACAGGACAGCTCGCCGCGGACCCCACGGTGTATGTCTGCAACCCGTCCGCCACGGACCCGGGCATGGCGCCGCTGGGCCGCACGGGGCTGTTCGTGATGGTGAACGCGCCGGCCATGCCGCTGGAGGAGGGCAGGGCGGAGCAGGCGCGCCGGGACTGGGAGTCCAGTGCGGAGCGCGTGCGCGAGCAGATGTTCGAGAAGCTCATGCGTCACTACCCGGCGTTGAAGGGGCGGGTGCGCGTGGTGGGGCAGCGCTCGCCGGTGGACCTGGCGGCGCGCGGGGCTCCGGGCGGTTCCATCTACGGCTTCCTGCCGCACGGCCGCTTCGGCCCGTTCCGCAGGCCGCGCATCCGGGGCGGCACGCCGGGGCTGTTCTTCGCGGGCGGCGGCACGCATCCGGGCGGCGGGGTGCCGCTGGTGATGCTGTCGGGCCGGTTCGCGGCGCAGCTGGCGTCCGCGCACCTGCGGGAGGGCGCATGA
- a CDS encoding lycopene cyclase domain-containing protein, translating into MTYARFLGIFVVLPILFLLVRYRRTLSWRGLAPMAMLLVVVYAATSPWDNMAVKWGLWGFDPERIWGVKLGYLPLEEYLFFGLQTLLVGLWARDRLERVLTKKPQAVSREQKPVRAERTLGPREVSP; encoded by the coding sequence ATGACCTACGCGCGCTTCCTGGGCATCTTCGTCGTGCTGCCCATCCTGTTCCTGCTCGTGCGCTACCGCCGCACGCTGTCGTGGCGGGGCCTGGCGCCCATGGCCATGCTGCTCGTCGTCGTCTACGCGGCCACGTCGCCGTGGGACAACATGGCCGTGAAGTGGGGCCTGTGGGGCTTCGACCCGGAGCGCATCTGGGGCGTGAAGCTGGGCTACCTGCCGCTGGAGGAGTACCTCTTCTTCGGCCTCCAGACCCTGCTCGTGGGCCTGTGGGCGCGCGACCGGCTGGAGCGCGTGCTGACGAAGAAACCCCAGGCCGTGTCGCGGGAGCAGAAGCCCGTCCGCGCGGAGCGGACCCTGGGACCCCGCGAGGTGTCGCCATGA
- a CDS encoding phytoene desaturase family protein — protein MSAQGKRVVVVGAGVGGLAAAARLARQGFDVQVFEKTHGPGGRCNQLQVDGFTWDVGPTIVLMPEVFEETFRALGRRIEDYLTLIRCDPNYRVHFRDGSDVTFTSELCTMGRELERVEPGSFQRYLAFMAQGRDQYRISLDHFVGRNFNGVRDYFSPGVLAKIFKARAHRRMYADVSRYFQDDRLRAAMTFQTMYLGVSPFESPAVYGLLPFTELGVGIWFPKGGLYAIPLALERLAREEGVTLHYGRPVERILTEGGRTTGVRLVGGEVVAADAVLCNADLPYAYEKLLDPKDAPFKRGEKLRFTSSGYMLYLGMKKRVPGLLHHNVMFGRDYAGSFDDIFQRFRVPEDPSFYVNVPTRTDPSLGPEGKDSLYVLVPVPHQHPNLDWKVEGPKVRAKVFQRLAELGYPDLEADIEVERVFTPDDWAGTYNLARGSAFGLAQNFFQIGPFRPANVDPRVKNLFFVGASTQPGTGLPTVLISARLVTERLMAWAHQQGVALSPREGAPAAVEVAA, from the coding sequence ATGAGCGCACAAGGCAAGCGGGTGGTGGTGGTGGGCGCGGGGGTGGGAGGTCTGGCCGCGGCGGCGAGGCTCGCGCGGCAGGGCTTCGACGTCCAGGTCTTCGAGAAGACGCACGGCCCCGGCGGCCGGTGCAACCAGCTCCAGGTGGACGGGTTCACCTGGGACGTGGGCCCCACCATCGTGTTGATGCCGGAGGTGTTCGAGGAGACCTTCCGCGCGCTGGGCCGCCGCATCGAGGACTACCTCACGCTCATCCGCTGCGACCCGAACTACCGGGTGCACTTCCGGGACGGCTCCGACGTCACCTTCACGTCCGAGCTTTGCACCATGGGCCGCGAGCTGGAGCGCGTGGAGCCCGGCAGCTTCCAGCGCTACCTGGCCTTCATGGCGCAGGGGCGCGACCAGTACCGCATCAGCCTGGACCACTTCGTGGGCCGCAACTTCAACGGCGTGCGCGACTACTTCTCCCCCGGGGTGCTGGCCAAGATCTTCAAGGCGCGCGCGCACCGCCGCATGTACGCGGACGTCAGCCGCTACTTCCAGGACGACCGGCTGCGCGCGGCGATGACGTTCCAGACCATGTACCTGGGCGTGTCCCCCTTCGAGTCGCCCGCGGTGTATGGCCTCTTGCCCTTCACCGAATTGGGCGTGGGCATCTGGTTCCCCAAGGGCGGGCTGTACGCCATTCCCCTCGCGCTGGAGCGGCTGGCGCGCGAGGAGGGCGTGACGCTGCACTACGGCCGTCCGGTGGAGCGCATCCTCACCGAAGGCGGCCGCACCACGGGCGTGCGGCTCGTCGGCGGTGAGGTGGTGGCCGCGGATGCCGTCCTGTGCAACGCGGACCTGCCGTACGCGTACGAGAAGCTGCTCGACCCGAAGGACGCGCCGTTCAAGCGCGGGGAGAAGCTTCGCTTCACCTCCAGCGGCTACATGCTCTACCTGGGCATGAAGAAGCGGGTGCCGGGCCTCTTGCATCACAACGTGATGTTCGGCCGGGACTACGCGGGCTCCTTCGACGACATCTTCCAGCGCTTCCGCGTGCCGGAGGACCCCAGCTTCTACGTCAACGTGCCCACGCGCACGGACCCCTCGCTGGGGCCGGAGGGGAAGGACTCGCTCTACGTGCTGGTGCCGGTGCCGCACCAGCACCCGAACCTGGACTGGAAGGTGGAGGGCCCGAAGGTGCGCGCGAAGGTGTTCCAGCGTCTGGCGGAGCTGGGCTACCCGGACCTGGAGGCGGACATCGAGGTGGAGCGCGTCTTCACCCCGGATGACTGGGCGGGCACGTACAACCTGGCGCGCGGCAGCGCGTTCGGGCTGGCGCAGAACTTCTTCCAGATTGGACCCTTCCGTCCGGCCAACGTGGACCCTCGCGTGAAGAACCTCTTCTTCGTGGGAGCCTCCACGCAGCCGGGCACGGGCCTGCCCACGGTGCTCATCTCCGCGCGGCTCGTCACCGAGCGGCTGATGGCGTGGGCTCACCAGCAGGGCGTGGCGCTGTCGCCGCGCGAGGGCGCCCCGGCGGCGGTGGAGGTGGCGGCATGA
- a CDS encoding polyprenyl synthetase family protein — protein sequence MATLLPNVQQTSAGAAYPEQAWLQLVQAQVEAALTQLFELPDEQGLDARWTQAQAQTRAYALRPAKRLRPALVLAGHGLARGSTAVPPGLWRFAAGLELLHTFLLIHDDVADQAELRRGGQVLHRMLAPGRPGEDLAVVMGDHLFARSLEAMLESGMPGASRVARYYLGVCRHTAAGQYLDLDLARVPLAEVTLFQTLRVAHLKTARYGFCAPLVCGAMLGGADPLLQQGLERVGRSVGLAYQLRDDLIGLYGDASVAGKASDGDFTQAKRTFPVVAAYVRATPEGREELERLWALPVECKDEAALARARELVEHFGGRAACERAVERASRAARRSLQALPNPHGMRDLLDALISRLARRAS from the coding sequence ATGGCCACCCTGCTTCCCAACGTGCAGCAGACCTCCGCCGGAGCCGCATACCCCGAGCAAGCCTGGCTGCAGCTCGTGCAGGCACAGGTGGAGGCCGCGCTCACCCAGCTGTTCGAGCTGCCGGACGAACAAGGCCTGGACGCACGTTGGACACAGGCGCAGGCGCAGACGCGGGCCTACGCGCTGCGGCCGGCGAAGCGGCTGAGGCCCGCGCTGGTGCTGGCGGGGCACGGGCTGGCGCGCGGGAGCACCGCGGTGCCGCCGGGGCTGTGGCGCTTCGCCGCCGGGCTGGAGCTGCTGCACACGTTCCTGCTCATCCACGACGACGTGGCGGACCAGGCGGAGCTGCGCCGGGGCGGGCAGGTGCTGCACCGGATGCTGGCCCCGGGCCGTCCGGGGGAAGACCTGGCCGTGGTGATGGGGGACCACCTCTTCGCGCGCTCGCTGGAGGCGATGCTGGAGTCGGGCATGCCGGGCGCGTCGCGCGTGGCGCGCTACTACCTGGGCGTGTGCCGGCACACGGCGGCCGGGCAGTACCTGGACCTGGACCTGGCGCGCGTGCCGCTGGCGGAGGTGACGCTCTTCCAGACGCTGCGCGTGGCGCACCTCAAGACGGCGCGCTACGGCTTCTGCGCTCCGCTGGTGTGCGGCGCGATGCTGGGCGGCGCGGATCCGCTGCTCCAGCAGGGCCTGGAGCGGGTGGGGCGCTCGGTGGGGCTCGCGTACCAGCTGCGCGACGACCTCATCGGCCTGTACGGCGACGCGTCCGTGGCGGGCAAGGCGTCCGACGGCGACTTCACGCAGGCCAAGCGCACCTTCCCGGTGGTGGCCGCGTATGTGCGCGCCACGCCCGAGGGCCGCGAGGAGCTGGAGCGGCTGTGGGCGCTGCCGGTGGAGTGCAAGGACGAAGCGGCGCTCGCGCGCGCCCGGGAGCTGGTGGAGCACTTCGGTGGCCGTGCGGCGTGCGAGCGCGCGGTGGAGCGGGCGTCGCGCGCGGCGCGGCGGAGCCTGCAGGCGTTGCCCAACCCCCATGGCATGAGGGATCTGCTGGACGCCCTCATCAGCCGGCTCGCGCGTCGCGCTTCCTGA
- a CDS encoding phytoene/squalene synthase family protein, with product MSGTASPELIARGYQRARVVTRHHAKSFFFASYLLFGQRRKAAFALYAFCRRLDDLVDAGESALPGEAPMSLATRLARARERVAEVYLSLPELASQELGPPSARQPSADAPSPWDPSEFAALRHTIHHYRIPEQPFQDLISGMEMDLTKQRYDTWEELDLYCYRVAGVVGLMLTPVLGCEDARAVEPAADLGRAMQLTNILRDVREDLERGRVYLPAEELRAFGITEDDLRAGRVDAKWRDFMRFQIERARAYYARAAAGVHYLTGFGSQRMVRLMGAIYGDILRDIEARDYDVFSGRAHTTTGRKLALTATVFLRPRAALPEAPLALPVSPAPVPLLPTGTGGPR from the coding sequence ATGAGCGGCACCGCTTCTCCGGAGCTCATCGCCCGGGGCTACCAGCGCGCGCGGGTCGTCACGCGCCACCACGCCAAGAGCTTCTTCTTCGCGTCGTACCTCCTCTTCGGCCAGCGGCGGAAGGCGGCCTTCGCGCTGTATGCCTTCTGCCGGCGGCTGGACGACCTGGTGGACGCGGGCGAGAGCGCGCTGCCGGGCGAAGCGCCCATGTCCCTGGCGACGCGGCTGGCCCGGGCGCGCGAGCGCGTGGCGGAGGTGTACCTGTCGCTGCCGGAGCTGGCGTCCCAGGAGCTGGGCCCGCCGTCCGCGCGCCAGCCCTCCGCGGACGCGCCGTCGCCGTGGGACCCGAGCGAGTTCGCGGCGCTGCGCCACACCATCCACCACTACCGCATCCCCGAGCAGCCCTTCCAGGACCTCATCTCCGGCATGGAGATGGACCTGACGAAGCAGCGCTACGACACCTGGGAGGAGCTGGACCTCTACTGCTACCGGGTCGCGGGTGTGGTCGGGTTGATGCTGACGCCGGTGCTGGGCTGCGAGGACGCTCGCGCGGTGGAGCCGGCGGCGGACCTGGGCCGCGCGATGCAGCTCACCAACATCCTGCGCGACGTGCGCGAGGACCTGGAGCGCGGCCGGGTGTACCTGCCTGCGGAGGAGCTGCGCGCCTTCGGCATCACCGAGGACGACCTGCGCGCGGGCCGGGTGGACGCGAAGTGGCGCGACTTCATGCGCTTTCAAATCGAGCGCGCGCGGGCCTACTACGCGCGGGCGGCGGCGGGCGTGCACTACCTCACCGGCTTCGGCAGCCAGCGCATGGTGCGGCTGATGGGCGCCATCTACGGCGACATCCTGCGCGACATCGAGGCGCGGGATTACGACGTGTTCAGCGGCCGCGCGCACACGACGACGGGGCGCAAGCTGGCGCTGACGGCGACCGTCTTCCTGCGGCCCCGGGCCGCGTTGCCGGAGGCCCCGCTGGCGCTGCCGGTTTCGCCCGCACCGGTGCCGCTGTTGCCCACGGGCACGGGAGGTCCGCGATGA
- a CDS encoding glycosyltransferase encodes MNALGLFTLGWAALAGGFSAVALARLSRRAPVAGAGSLPSVLLLRPVDAPTPQELDNLELPINYAGPLEQVVLSPYRPRLAEGVRWLPSDPVCPNRKVGHLLYALQTLDVRGRVVLAVDADVAVTGALVEGLASPLVAGAALSTAAPTPVGAVDAAGRAMAGLLRYTHHSFRALHAMSAGAQAVCGKALGLSPRAVEELVGLSDHIGEDLELAKRLHARGLDVALSPAPAWVPVANGTSWRVPLERFTRWMQVLASHRPGLYPTVPLLFTPTVPLVLLAAWLHEPAVWLAVAALVAVRTLLSLRLAALSRVPAEADSGHALTDWVQGELLLLAAFAASLTRQGRVTWRGHTYALEAGGRMSRVAPRWSGGPG; translated from the coding sequence ATGAACGCGCTCGGCCTCTTCACGCTCGGGTGGGCGGCGCTGGCCGGGGGCTTCAGCGCGGTGGCGCTGGCGCGGCTGTCTCGCCGTGCGCCCGTCGCGGGCGCGGGCTCGCTGCCGTCCGTGCTGCTCCTGCGCCCCGTGGACGCGCCCACGCCGCAGGAGCTGGACAACCTGGAGCTGCCCATCAACTACGCGGGCCCCCTGGAGCAGGTGGTGCTGTCGCCCTACCGGCCCCGGCTGGCGGAGGGCGTGCGCTGGCTTCCGAGCGACCCGGTGTGCCCCAACCGCAAGGTGGGCCACCTGCTCTACGCGCTGCAGACGCTGGACGTGCGCGGACGCGTGGTGCTCGCGGTGGACGCGGACGTGGCGGTGACGGGCGCGCTGGTGGAGGGCCTCGCCTCTCCGCTGGTGGCCGGCGCCGCCTTGAGCACCGCGGCCCCCACGCCCGTGGGCGCGGTGGACGCGGCCGGCCGCGCCATGGCGGGACTGCTGCGCTACACGCACCACAGCTTCCGCGCGCTGCATGCGATGAGCGCGGGCGCGCAGGCCGTGTGCGGCAAGGCGCTCGGGCTTTCACCGCGCGCGGTGGAGGAACTGGTCGGACTGTCGGACCACATCGGCGAGGACCTGGAGCTGGCGAAGCGGCTGCACGCGCGCGGCCTGGACGTGGCGCTGAGCCCCGCGCCCGCGTGGGTGCCCGTGGCCAACGGGACGTCCTGGCGCGTGCCCCTGGAGCGCTTCACGCGCTGGATGCAGGTGCTCGCGAGCCACCGGCCCGGCCTGTACCCCACCGTGCCGCTGCTCTTCACGCCCACCGTGCCGCTGGTGCTCCTGGCCGCGTGGCTCCATGAGCCCGCCGTGTGGCTCGCGGTGGCGGCCCTCGTCGCCGTGCGCACGCTCCTGTCGCTGCGCCTCGCCGCGCTGAGCCGCGTGCCCGCGGAGGCGGACTCGGGCCACGCGCTGACGGACTGGGTCCAGGGAGAATTGCTGCTGCTCGCGGCCTTCGCGGCCTCGCTGACGCGGCAGGGACGGGTGACCTGGCGCGGCCATACCTACGCGCTGGAGGCAGGGGGACGCATGAGCCGGGTGGCGCCGCGGTGGAGTGGAGGCCCGGGATGA